A single Micromonospora sp. CCTCC AA 2012012 DNA region contains:
- a CDS encoding DUF397 domain-containing protein: MNEVLRVAMAERGETVGVLVRDSKDASGGTLRFTPDRWRAFVTATKGR, translated from the coding sequence GTGAACGAGGTGCTGCGGGTGGCCATGGCGGAGCGCGGCGAGACCGTCGGGGTCCTGGTCCGGGACAGCAAGGACGCCTCCGGCGGCACGCTGCGCTTCACCCCCGACCGCTGGCGTGCCTTCGTTACCGCCACCAAGGGCCGCTGA
- a CDS encoding aspartate aminotransferase family protein, whose translation MANATDHLWMHFTRMASYSAGEVPTIVRGEGAYVWDSQGRRYLDGLAGLFVVNAGHGRTELAEAAAKQAGELAYFPLWSYAHPKAVELAEKVASLAPGDLNRVFFTTGGSEAVEAAWKLARAYFKRTGQPNKHKVVSRYIAYHGTSMGALSITGLPGIKSDFEPLVPGGIKVPNTNFYRAPEHGDSAEAFGRWAAEEIGRAIEREGPDTVAAVFLEPVQNSGGCFPPPPGYFERVREICDAYDVLLVSDEVICSWGRLGEYFGAVRYGYQPDIITTAKGITSGYAPLGAMIASERLMEPFLTETGMFAHGVTFGGHPVSCAVALANLEVFAREDLVGHVRANEGAFRATLEKLNDLPIVGDVRGDGYFYGIELVKDKTTRETFDEAESERLLRGFLSTALFQAGLYCRADDRGDPVIQLAPPLIAEQQQFDEIEQILRSVLTEAWSRL comes from the coding sequence ATGGCCAACGCCACCGACCACCTCTGGATGCACTTCACCCGGATGGCGAGCTACTCCGCCGGCGAGGTGCCGACCATCGTGCGCGGCGAGGGCGCGTACGTCTGGGACTCCCAGGGCCGCCGCTACCTCGACGGGCTCGCCGGGCTCTTCGTCGTCAACGCCGGCCACGGCCGGACCGAGCTGGCCGAGGCCGCCGCCAAGCAGGCCGGCGAGCTGGCCTACTTCCCGCTCTGGTCGTACGCCCACCCGAAGGCCGTCGAGCTGGCCGAGAAGGTCGCCTCGCTCGCCCCCGGCGACCTCAACCGGGTCTTCTTCACCACCGGCGGCTCCGAGGCCGTCGAGGCGGCGTGGAAGCTGGCCCGGGCCTACTTCAAGCGCACCGGCCAGCCGAACAAGCACAAGGTGGTCAGCCGCTACATCGCCTACCACGGCACCTCGATGGGCGCCCTGTCGATCACCGGGCTGCCCGGCATCAAGAGCGACTTCGAGCCGCTGGTGCCCGGCGGCATCAAGGTGCCGAACACCAACTTCTACCGCGCCCCCGAGCACGGCGACTCCGCCGAGGCGTTCGGCCGGTGGGCCGCCGAGGAGATCGGCCGGGCCATCGAGCGGGAGGGGCCGGACACCGTCGCCGCCGTCTTCCTGGAGCCGGTGCAGAACTCCGGCGGCTGCTTCCCGCCGCCGCCCGGCTACTTCGAGCGGGTCCGGGAGATCTGCGACGCGTACGACGTGCTGCTCGTCAGCGACGAGGTGATCTGCTCCTGGGGCCGGCTCGGCGAGTACTTCGGCGCCGTCCGCTACGGCTACCAGCCCGACATCATCACCACCGCCAAGGGCATCACCTCCGGCTACGCCCCGCTCGGCGCGATGATCGCCAGCGAGCGGCTGATGGAGCCGTTCCTCACCGAGACGGGGATGTTCGCCCACGGGGTGACCTTCGGCGGCCACCCGGTCTCCTGCGCGGTGGCCCTGGCCAACCTGGAGGTCTTCGCCCGCGAGGACCTGGTCGGCCACGTACGGGCCAACGAGGGTGCCTTCCGCGCCACCCTGGAGAAGCTCAACGACCTGCCGATCGTCGGCGACGTCCGGGGCGACGGCTACTTCTACGGCATCGAGCTGGTCAAGGACAAGACGACCCGGGAGACGTTCGACGAGGCCGAGTCCGAGCGGCTGCTGCGCGGCTTCCTCTCCACCGCCCTCTTCCAGGCCGGGCTCTACTGCCGCGCCGACGACCGGGGCGACCCGGTGATCCAGCTCGCCCCGCCGCTGATCGCCGAGCAGCAGCAGTTCGACGAGATCGAGCAGATCCTGCGTTCCGTGTTGACCGAGGCATGGTCCCGGCTCTGA
- a CDS encoding pyridoxamine 5'-phosphate oxidase family protein: MVPALSDGSGAGSPDTGDRPRPADPAAVDPAGPAVGGTDRTRVRRLPDLAVRDREALHAVLDAGRVGHLAIIDGDQPYALPVAYARDGDRVLLHGSTGSRLFRHLAAGAPACLTVTLLDGLVLARSAFESSMNYRCAMVLGTLVALDGDEKQAALHRLSEHLLPGRWAVIRPPSAKELAATLVLALPLTECSVKISAGPPDDPDDDLDRPVWAGVVPVVEAYGPPQPDPRLRHDLPPPEW, from the coding sequence ATGGTCCCGGCTCTGAGCGACGGCTCAGGGGCCGGCTCCCCGGACACCGGGGACCGGCCCCGCCCCGCCGACCCGGCCGCCGTCGACCCGGCCGGGCCGGCGGTGGGCGGGACCGACCGGACCCGGGTACGTCGGCTGCCCGACCTCGCCGTCCGGGACCGGGAAGCCCTGCACGCCGTGCTCGACGCCGGCCGGGTCGGGCATCTGGCCATCATCGACGGCGACCAGCCCTACGCGCTGCCGGTGGCGTACGCGCGGGACGGCGACCGGGTGCTGCTGCACGGCTCCACCGGCAGCCGGCTCTTCCGGCACCTCGCCGCCGGCGCACCGGCCTGCCTGACCGTCACCCTCCTCGACGGGCTGGTGCTGGCCCGCAGCGCCTTCGAGTCCTCGATGAACTACCGGTGCGCCATGGTGCTCGGCACCCTCGTCGCGCTCGACGGCGACGAGAAGCAGGCCGCCCTGCACCGACTCTCCGAGCACCTGCTCCCCGGCCGGTGGGCGGTGATCCGGCCGCCGTCGGCGAAGGAGCTGGCCGCCACCCTGGTGCTCGCCCTGCCGCTGACCGAGTGCTCAGTCAAGATCAGCGCCGGTCCGCCCGACGACCCCGACGACGACCTCGACCGGCCGGTCTGGGCCGGGGTGGTGCCGGTCGTCGAGGCGTACGGACCGCCGCAGCCCGACCCACGGCTGCGCCACGACCTGCCCCCACCGGAGTGGTGA
- a CDS encoding NAD(P)/FAD-dependent oxidoreductase codes for MRYQELSYWLSTVDEPLTPRPPLPGDTDADVVIVGAGYTGLWTAYYLAGADPSLRIVVLEQEIAGYGASGRNGGWCSALFPTSLPALTRRHGRDRALAMQRAMQETVREVGRVVAAEGIDCDWQPGGTVVLARSAAQLDRARAAVAEAREHGLADEDLVLLDAAEATARCAADGVRGGTYTPHCAAVHPARLVRGLARAVERRGVTIFERTPVTALRPGVAVTPAGVVRAPVVVRATEGFTPALPGQRRTVAPVYSLMIATEPLPESTWARIGLAERETFSDHRHVIIYGQRTADGRLAFGGRGAPYHFGSRVAPGYDREPRVFAALGRVLGELFPVLGPDVPVTHTWGGPLGVARDWAASVGLDRRTGLAWAGGYVGDGVGTSNLAGRTLADLIRGAESDLTTLPWVNHRSPRWEPEPLRWLAVNAGLKLMFSADQAELRSGRPSRRAATFSHLLGH; via the coding sequence ATGCGCTACCAGGAGCTGTCGTACTGGCTGTCCACGGTGGACGAGCCGCTGACCCCGCGCCCGCCGCTGCCCGGGGACACCGACGCCGACGTGGTGATCGTCGGGGCGGGCTACACCGGGCTCTGGACGGCGTACTACCTCGCCGGGGCCGACCCGTCGCTGCGGATCGTCGTACTGGAGCAGGAGATCGCCGGGTACGGCGCCTCCGGGCGCAACGGCGGCTGGTGCTCGGCGCTCTTCCCCACCTCGCTGCCCGCGCTGACCCGCCGGCACGGCCGGGACCGGGCGCTGGCCATGCAGCGGGCCATGCAGGAGACCGTCCGCGAGGTCGGGCGGGTGGTCGCCGCCGAGGGCATCGACTGCGACTGGCAGCCCGGCGGCACGGTCGTCCTCGCTCGCTCGGCGGCGCAGCTCGACCGGGCCCGGGCCGCCGTCGCCGAGGCCCGCGAGCACGGCCTCGCCGACGAGGACCTGGTGCTGCTCGACGCCGCCGAGGCCACCGCCCGCTGCGCCGCCGACGGGGTACGCGGTGGCACGTACACCCCGCACTGCGCCGCGGTGCACCCGGCCCGGCTGGTCCGCGGGCTGGCCCGGGCGGTCGAACGGCGTGGGGTGACCATCTTCGAGCGGACCCCGGTCACGGCGCTGCGGCCCGGCGTGGCGGTGACGCCCGCCGGAGTGGTCCGGGCGCCGGTGGTGGTCCGCGCGACCGAGGGCTTCACGCCCGCCCTGCCGGGGCAGCGGCGCACCGTCGCCCCCGTCTATTCGCTGATGATCGCCACCGAGCCGCTGCCCGAGTCGACGTGGGCGCGGATCGGGCTGGCCGAGCGGGAGACCTTCTCCGACCACCGGCACGTCATCATCTACGGCCAGCGCACCGCCGACGGCCGACTGGCCTTCGGCGGGCGGGGCGCCCCCTACCACTTCGGTTCCCGCGTCGCGCCCGGCTACGACCGGGAACCACGGGTCTTCGCCGCGCTGGGCCGGGTGCTCGGCGAACTCTTCCCGGTGCTCGGGCCGGACGTGCCGGTGACGCACACCTGGGGCGGGCCGCTCGGTGTCGCCCGCGACTGGGCCGCCTCCGTCGGGCTGGACCGGCGTACCGGCCTGGCCTGGGCCGGCGGCTACGTCGGCGACGGCGTCGGCACCAGCAACCTCGCCGGGCGTACCCTCGCCGACCTGATCCGGGGCGCGGAGAGCGACCTGACGACGCTCCCCTGGGTCAACCACCGCTCCCCCCGCTGGGAGCCGGAACCGCTGCGCTGGCTGGCCGTCAACGCCGGCCTGAAGCTGATGTTCTCCGCCGACCAGGCCGAACTCCGCTCCGGCCGCCCTTCCCGCCGCGCCGCCACCTTCTCCCACCTCCTCGGCCACTGA
- a CDS encoding DUF3499 domain-containing protein, which produces MRSPRRCSRNGCPRQAVATLTYVYNESTAVVGPLAAFAEPHTYDLCEPHARNLTAPRGWDVVRHEGEFEPPPPTTDDLVALAEAVREAARPAPPRPPESDQDHPHGSPQTGRRGHLRVIPPNH; this is translated from the coding sequence GTGAGGTCACCACGGCGCTGCTCCCGTAACGGCTGCCCCCGGCAAGCGGTCGCCACATTGACCTATGTCTACAACGAGTCGACAGCCGTGGTCGGGCCGCTGGCGGCGTTCGCCGAGCCGCACACGTACGACCTCTGCGAGCCGCACGCCCGCAACCTCACCGCCCCCCGCGGTTGGGACGTGGTCCGGCACGAGGGCGAGTTCGAGCCGCCGCCGCCCACCACGGACGACCTGGTCGCCCTCGCCGAGGCCGTCCGCGAGGCCGCCCGCCCGGCACCCCCGCGCCCCCCGGAGTCCGACCAGGACCACCCCCACGGCTCCCCCCAGACGGGCCGCCGCGGCCACCTCCGCGTCATCCCCCCCAACCACTGA
- a CDS encoding metallopeptidase family protein, producing MTSPEHRRPGSGRRTHRDRHGRGLRGRLVPATVPLARTKAEVFDDLVLDTVETLERRFAKELAGVEFAVEDVPPDLNVYDSDVLEDGEVPLARLLPGRPGRQEVPPRIVLYRRPLEFRAMDREDLADLVHDVIIEQVANLLGVDPDELA from the coding sequence ATGACGAGCCCGGAACACCGCCGCCCCGGCTCCGGCCGGCGCACCCACCGCGACCGCCACGGTCGCGGCCTGCGCGGGCGGCTGGTGCCGGCGACCGTGCCGCTGGCCCGGACCAAGGCGGAGGTCTTCGACGACCTGGTGCTGGACACCGTGGAGACGCTGGAACGGCGGTTCGCCAAGGAGCTGGCCGGTGTCGAGTTCGCGGTCGAGGACGTCCCGCCGGACCTGAACGTCTATGACTCCGACGTGCTGGAGGACGGCGAGGTGCCGCTCGCCCGGCTGCTGCCCGGCCGCCCCGGCCGCCAGGAGGTGCCGCCGCGGATCGTGCTCTACCGCCGGCCCCTGGAGTTCCGGGCGATGGACCGCGAGGACCTCGCGGACCTGGTGCACGACGTGATCATCGAGCAGGTGGCGAACCTGCTCGGGGTCGACCCGGACGAACTGGCCTGA
- a CDS encoding WhiB family transcriptional regulator translates to MDGQLEVADLLGNAPEWQERALCSQTDPEAFFPEKGGSTREAKRICSRCEVKTECLEYALGHDERFGIWGGLSERERRKLKRRVAA, encoded by the coding sequence ATGGACGGCCAGCTCGAGGTGGCCGACCTGCTCGGAAACGCGCCGGAGTGGCAGGAGCGGGCGTTGTGCTCGCAGACCGACCCGGAGGCGTTCTTTCCCGAGAAGGGCGGCTCGACCCGCGAGGCGAAGCGCATCTGCTCGCGGTGCGAGGTCAAGACGGAGTGCCTCGAATACGCTCTCGGCCACGACGAGCGGTTCGGGATCTGGGGTGGGCTCTCGGAACGGGAGCGGCGCAAGCTCAAGCGGCGGGTCGCCGCCTGA
- a CDS encoding phospholipase — MHEHQHSYGPTGSGTVVLNVGGNSGALIIYTGRDLHGREIEISREEEPRTHSAVRERHVRDGVFHSAVYPELEAGLYTVWWDDRTPAGAISVTGGAIAEFVWPTSAPAGAG; from the coding sequence GTGCACGAGCACCAGCACAGCTACGGCCCGACGGGCAGCGGCACCGTGGTCCTGAACGTGGGTGGCAACTCCGGCGCCCTGATCATCTACACCGGACGGGACCTGCACGGCCGGGAGATCGAGATCAGCCGGGAGGAGGAGCCGCGTACGCACTCGGCCGTACGCGAGCGGCACGTCCGGGACGGGGTGTTCCACAGTGCCGTCTATCCGGAGCTGGAGGCCGGCCTGTATACCGTCTGGTGGGACGATCGGACACCCGCCGGGGCGATCTCCGTCACGGGTGGCGCGATCGCCGAATTCGTCTGGCCGACCAGCGCACCGGCGGGGGCCGGCTGA
- a CDS encoding DUF4331 domain-containing protein, with the protein MSSHREAPEISKDPVADSSDLYAFVSPNHPDTVTLIANYVPLQLPSGGPNFFEFGDDVRYEIHVDNDGDGHPDVTYRFEFTTEITNPNSFLYNTGPIESLDSKNWNRRQFYRLTRVADGREHVLAHKLPCPPCNVGPLSTPKYHDLVRQATYRLSTGEKVFAGQRADGFFVDLGSIFDLGTLRPFQQLHVAGKKIFKAEGEPVNSLDRMNVHSIAVQVPLSRVRRKASRYGAADRASVIGVWTSASRQQVRVLGDRVAADTAAGPFTQVSRLGNPLFNEVIVPMSRKDLWNTLPPTEDKRFAQFVEHPELAALLPALYPGVFPNLDALNKSKKPRADLAAILLTGIPAGLIDGFTNTTGDVQADMLRLNTAIPPNRKPDRFGVLGGDLAGFPNGRRVGDDVVSISLRAIAGVTVPLVDKAFKPDAAAAAVTPGLSAADVTAPFLGDFPFLGTPYDGFGNPPAS; encoded by the coding sequence ATGTCCTCCCACCGCGAAGCCCCGGAGATAAGCAAGGATCCGGTCGCCGACAGCTCCGACCTGTACGCGTTCGTCAGTCCGAACCATCCGGACACGGTCACGCTGATCGCCAACTACGTGCCGTTGCAGCTTCCCTCCGGCGGCCCGAACTTCTTCGAGTTCGGTGACGACGTGCGGTACGAGATCCACGTCGACAACGACGGCGACGGTCATCCCGATGTCACCTATCGTTTCGAATTCACCACCGAGATCACCAATCCGAACAGTTTTCTTTACAACACCGGCCCGATCGAGTCGCTGGACAGCAAGAACTGGAACCGCCGCCAGTTCTACCGGCTGACCCGGGTGGCCGACGGCCGGGAGCACGTGCTGGCGCACAAACTGCCCTGCCCGCCGTGCAACGTCGGTCCGCTCTCCACGCCGAAATACCACGACCTGGTGCGGCAGGCGACCTATCGGCTCTCCACCGGTGAAAAGGTGTTCGCCGGGCAGCGGGCGGACGGCTTCTTCGTCGACCTCGGCTCGATCTTCGACCTCGGTACGCTGCGCCCGTTCCAGCAGCTCCACGTGGCCGGGAAGAAGATCTTCAAGGCCGAGGGGGAGCCGGTCAACTCGCTGGACCGGATGAACGTGCACAGCATCGCGGTGCAGGTGCCGTTAAGCCGGGTCCGCCGCAAGGCCAGCCGGTACGGCGCCGCCGACCGGGCCTCGGTGATCGGGGTGTGGACGTCGGCCTCCCGGCAGCAGGTGCGGGTGCTCGGCGACCGGGTCGCCGCGGACACCGCCGCCGGCCCGTTCACGCAGGTGTCCCGGCTCGGCAACCCGTTGTTCAACGAGGTCATCGTGCCGATGTCCAGGAAGGACCTGTGGAACACGCTGCCGCCGACGGAGGACAAGCGGTTCGCGCAGTTCGTCGAGCACCCGGAGCTGGCCGCCCTGCTGCCCGCCCTCTATCCGGGCGTCTTCCCCAACCTGGACGCGTTGAACAAGTCGAAGAAGCCGCGCGCCGACCTGGCGGCGATCCTGCTGACCGGCATCCCGGCCGGCCTGATCGACGGCTTCACCAACACCACCGGCGACGTGCAGGCCGACATGCTCCGGCTCAACACGGCGATCCCGCCGAACCGGAAGCCGGACCGGTTCGGGGTGCTCGGTGGGGACCTGGCCGGCTTCCCGAACGGCCGCCGGGTGGGCGACGACGTGGTCAGCATCTCGTTGCGGGCGATCGCCGGGGTGACGGTGCCGCTGGTGGACAAGGCGTTCAAGCCGGACGCGGCCGCGGCGGCGGTGACCCCGGGGTTGAGCGCGGCGGACGTGACCGCCCCGTTCCTCGGCGACTTCCCGTTCCTCGGCACCCCGTACGACGGGTTCGGCAACCCGCCGGCGTCCTGA
- a CDS encoding bifunctional FO biosynthesis protein CofGH, translating into MVDRTEPAPTAASVQRALRRAATGRALDVDEATALLTARGAALDELLRIAGEIRDAGLREAGRPGVVTFSKKVFIPLTRLCRDRCHYCTFATVPHRLPAAFLDRDEVLAIAREGAAQGCKEALFTLGDRPEERWPAAREWLDERGYDSTLDYLRACAVAVLEETGLLPHLNPGVLSWSELQRLKPVAPSMGMMLETTATRLWSEPGGPHFGSPDKEPAVRLRVLDDAGRVGVPFTTGILIGIGETAAERVDALFAIRRGMREYGHLQEVIVQNFRAKPDTAMRGMPDAELHDLAATVAVARVLLGPKARIQAPPNLIENEYDLLLRAGIDDWGGVSPVTPDHVNPERPWPQLDELARRTAQAGFTLRERLTVYPEYVRAGDPWLDPRLLPHVTALADPVTGLAVEAARPVGRPWQEPEEVFGGRTDLHVTIDTTGRSDDRRGDFDSVYGDWSAVAGKVAPEAVARRAGVPPVVAGAEADLVAGLRLAADDPAALLDPRHTDAALALFGADGPALDELCRLADDVRRDVVGDDVTYVVNRNINFSNVCYVGCRFCAFAQRESDADAFRLSVEQVADRAEEAWAAGASEVCLQGGIDPKLPVTGYADLIRAIKARVPGMHVHAFSPMEIVTAAAKAGVPVREWLGMLREAGLDTIPGTAAEILDDDVRWVLTKGKLPAAAWVEVVSTAHELGIRSSSTMMYGHVDHPAQWLAHFRVLAGVQDRTGGFTEFVALPFVHTNAPIYLAGIARPGPTWRENRVVHAMSRLLLHGRIDNIQCSWVKLGDAGTVKMLNGGCNDLGGTLMEETISRMAGSGNGSARTEEQLRAIAAAAGRPARKRTTAYGHARP; encoded by the coding sequence ATGGTTGATCGCACTGAGCCGGCCCCGACCGCAGCGAGCGTGCAGCGGGCGCTGCGCCGGGCCGCGACCGGGCGGGCGCTGGACGTCGACGAGGCGACCGCGCTGCTCACCGCCCGGGGTGCCGCGCTGGACGAACTCCTCCGGATCGCCGGGGAGATCCGCGACGCCGGGCTGCGGGAGGCGGGCCGTCCCGGGGTGGTCACCTTCTCCAAGAAGGTCTTCATCCCGCTGACCCGGCTCTGCCGGGACCGCTGCCACTACTGCACCTTCGCCACGGTGCCGCACCGGCTCCCGGCGGCATTCCTCGACCGGGACGAGGTGCTGGCGATCGCCCGCGAAGGCGCCGCGCAGGGCTGCAAGGAGGCGCTGTTCACGCTCGGTGACCGTCCCGAGGAACGCTGGCCGGCGGCCCGGGAGTGGCTGGACGAGCGGGGCTACGACTCCACCCTGGACTACCTGCGGGCCTGCGCGGTGGCGGTGCTGGAGGAGACCGGCCTGTTGCCGCACCTGAACCCGGGCGTGCTGTCCTGGTCGGAGCTGCAACGGCTCAAGCCGGTGGCGCCGAGCATGGGGATGATGCTGGAGACCACGGCGACCCGGCTCTGGTCGGAGCCGGGTGGCCCGCACTTCGGCTCACCGGACAAGGAGCCCGCGGTGCGGCTCCGGGTGCTCGACGACGCGGGCCGGGTGGGGGTGCCGTTCACCACCGGCATCCTGATCGGGATCGGGGAGACTGCGGCCGAGCGGGTCGACGCGCTCTTCGCGATCCGTCGGGGCATGCGGGAGTACGGCCACCTCCAGGAGGTGATCGTGCAGAACTTCCGCGCCAAGCCGGACACCGCGATGCGGGGCATGCCCGACGCCGAGCTGCACGACCTGGCGGCGACGGTGGCGGTGGCCCGGGTGCTGCTCGGCCCGAAGGCCCGGATCCAGGCCCCGCCGAACCTCATCGAGAACGAGTACGACCTGCTGCTGCGCGCCGGTATCGACGACTGGGGCGGCGTCTCCCCGGTCACCCCGGACCACGTGAACCCGGAGCGCCCGTGGCCGCAGCTCGACGAGCTGGCCCGGCGTACCGCGCAGGCCGGGTTCACGCTGCGCGAGCGGTTGACCGTCTACCCGGAGTACGTCCGGGCCGGTGACCCGTGGCTGGACCCGAGGCTGCTGCCGCACGTGACCGCCCTGGCCGACCCGGTGACGGGGCTGGCCGTCGAGGCGGCCCGCCCGGTGGGCCGGCCGTGGCAGGAGCCGGAGGAGGTCTTCGGCGGACGTACCGACCTGCACGTCACGATCGACACCACCGGCCGTAGCGACGACCGGCGCGGCGACTTCGACAGCGTCTACGGCGACTGGTCCGCCGTCGCCGGCAAGGTCGCCCCGGAGGCGGTCGCGCGTCGCGCGGGCGTACCCCCGGTGGTCGCCGGTGCGGAGGCGGACCTGGTGGCGGGGTTGCGGCTGGCGGCGGACGACCCGGCGGCGCTGCTCGACCCCCGGCACACCGACGCGGCGCTGGCGCTCTTCGGCGCGGACGGCCCGGCGTTGGACGAGCTGTGCCGGCTCGCCGACGACGTACGGCGGGACGTGGTCGGCGACGACGTCACCTACGTGGTCAACCGCAACATCAACTTCAGCAACGTCTGTTACGTCGGCTGCCGGTTCTGCGCCTTCGCGCAGCGGGAGAGCGACGCGGACGCGTTCCGGCTCTCCGTCGAGCAGGTCGCCGACCGGGCCGAGGAGGCGTGGGCGGCGGGCGCGAGCGAGGTCTGCCTCCAGGGCGGCATCGACCCGAAACTGCCGGTCACCGGCTATGCCGACCTGATCCGGGCGATCAAGGCGCGGGTGCCCGGCATGCACGTGCACGCCTTCTCGCCGATGGAGATCGTCACCGCCGCCGCGAAGGCCGGCGTGCCGGTGCGGGAGTGGCTGGGCATGCTGCGCGAGGCGGGCCTGGACACCATCCCGGGCACCGCCGCGGAGATCCTCGACGACGACGTGCGCTGGGTGCTCACCAAGGGCAAACTGCCGGCCGCCGCCTGGGTCGAGGTGGTGAGCACGGCCCACGAGCTGGGCATCCGGTCCAGCTCCACGATGATGTACGGCCACGTCGACCATCCCGCCCAGTGGCTGGCCCATTTCCGGGTGCTGGCCGGCGTGCAGGACCGGACCGGCGGGTTCACCGAGTTCGTGGCGCTGCCGTTCGTGCACACCAACGCGCCGATCTATCTCGCCGGCATCGCCCGGCCGGGGCCGACCTGGCGGGAGAACCGGGTGGTGCACGCGATGTCCCGGCTGCTGCTGCACGGGCGGATCGACAACATCCAGTGCTCCTGGGTGAAGCTGGGCGACGCCGGCACCGTGAAGATGCTGAACGGCGGCTGCAACGACCTGGGCGGCACGCTGATGGAGGAGACCATCTCGCGGATGGCCGGTTCCGGCAACGGTTCGGCGCGTACCGAGGAGCAGTTGCGGGCGATCGCGGCGGCTGCGGGGCGACCGGCGCGCAAGCGGACGACCGCGTACGGTCACGCCCGCCCGTAG
- the cofD gene encoding 2-phospho-L-lactate transferase — translation MRIVVLTGGIGGARFLLGVRAYAREVGAEVTAVVNVGDDLLLHGLKVCPDLDSVMYTLGGGADPERGWGRVGETWTVKSELAAYGAEPSWFGLGDKDIATHLVRTTMLNGGYPLSAVTQALATRWEPGLTLLPATDDRLETHVVVSDGDGQGQRAIHFQEWWVRHRADIPTHRFVFVGAESAKPAPGVLEAIAAADLVLIAPSNPVVSVAPILAVPGLREAVAGGPAPVVGISPIIGGTPVRGMADRCLAVLDVECSAAGVGRLYGGRRAGGLLDGWLVAPEDEGTRVPDVTVRAVPLRMTDEAATVAMVRAARELA, via the coding sequence ATGCGCATCGTGGTTCTGACCGGCGGGATCGGCGGCGCCCGCTTCCTGCTCGGCGTCCGGGCGTACGCCCGTGAGGTGGGGGCCGAGGTGACCGCCGTGGTCAACGTCGGCGACGACCTGTTGCTGCACGGCCTCAAGGTCTGTCCCGACCTGGACAGCGTGATGTACACGCTGGGCGGCGGCGCGGACCCGGAGCGGGGCTGGGGCCGGGTCGGCGAGACCTGGACCGTCAAGTCGGAGCTGGCCGCGTACGGCGCGGAGCCCAGCTGGTTCGGCCTCGGCGACAAGGACATCGCCACCCACCTGGTGCGCACCACCATGCTCAACGGCGGCTATCCGCTCTCCGCGGTGACCCAGGCGCTGGCCACCCGCTGGGAGCCGGGCCTGACCCTGCTCCCGGCGACGGACGACCGCCTGGAGACCCACGTGGTGGTGAGCGACGGCGACGGGCAGGGGCAGCGGGCGATCCACTTCCAGGAGTGGTGGGTGCGCCACCGCGCCGACATCCCCACCCACCGGTTCGTCTTCGTCGGGGCGGAGTCCGCCAAGCCGGCGCCGGGGGTGCTGGAGGCGATCGCCGCCGCCGACCTGGTGCTGATCGCGCCGAGCAACCCGGTGGTCAGCGTCGCGCCGATCCTGGCCGTGCCGGGGCTGCGCGAGGCGGTCGCCGGTGGCCCGGCCCCGGTGGTCGGGATCTCGCCGATCATCGGCGGGACGCCGGTCCGGGGGATGGCGGACCGCTGCCTGGCGGTGCTCGACGTGGAGTGCAGCGCCGCCGGGGTGGGCCGGCTCTACGGCGGCCGGCGGGCGGGCGGGCTGCTGGACGGCTGGCTGGTGGCGCCGGAGGACGAGGGCACGCGGGTGCCGGACGTGACGGTCCGCGCGGTGCCGCTGCGGATGACCGACGAGGCGGCGACGGTGGCGATGGTCCGCGCCGCGAGGGAGCTGGCGTGA